ttcaaaacataccattttattataatattttacctAAATAATTGGTTCTGTTAGCAAAAATAACTTTCTGAAGATAACTAGAAGTTACTTCCGATAGTAATCAATATGATTTTAAACCTTGATATTTTACATGAGCTTATATAAGCTGTATTGTCAAGATAAAATGccattttttgaagttgTTCTGATTTGCAAGTTTTTATATAGATATGCTGTTGGCGGCTAAAAATGTTGCGAGAGGAGCGAGATGATCTCTGACGGAGTATATAAATAACGGGAAATAAAAGTTAATGAACTTCGATTTGTACAAGAACGTTTTTTTTTTCGCCAAAGTAGATTGCTTGCTATTGATGGCATAGAGAAACATTATCAACGGTAGGAGAGATAGAATAATACGGATGAGGATAGTTTCCTTTGTAGCAAGGGCAATTAAGAACTTCAACAGTTTTAGAATGCATGCAACTCtatcatttgaataaatcaagaaaattaattattggTTTTATATTAGAGTTTGATGATTGAAGGTTTGGATTTATAAAGATGGGTTAATTTGTAAGAATTGTTGATGTCAATTTGACCACTTTTAATGAACAATAGTGTTAAATTATACTGCTATGGGTCATATTTCGTATATGATGACTTTATTTCATAGTTGACCTAATTAATCAGGTAATTGATTAATATCATTTCTTATTACAAAGGCCTGAGATATTTTGACTTCCCATAGTGAAAATTAACAAcgaaaatataaagaaaaggGTGTCCattttgtatataaaattgttacaattatattgattattgactgtaataatattaaaaattactCAAGGGAgtattctattattttaaattgtgATAAAATCATAAAAGGTGTTAAGATATTACAATATAACTTTATAAGAAAGAAATGGGTAGATTTAGcagaaataataatcatCAGGCGAGTGGTGAACAAAGAGAGTTAACAGATTTGATTAATTTACCAGAAAATAGCAACAGATGCGGTGAATGTGGTAACTCTTTTCCAACATGGGCTTCTGTCAATCTTGGTGTGTTTCTATGTGGTAGATGCGCTTCTGTTCACAGGAATATGTTAAATAATAGAGATGATTACGTGTTTTCCCATGTGAAATCACTTACTATTGATAGATGGAATTCAAGAGATGTTGATACATTAGGTAATAGTGGTGGTAATAAACGTAATGCAAGTATTTGGAACCCAAAAAAAGAGCCTTTCCCATTTGATGCAGATGAAGACAAGAGTAAAGTCGAAGAGTTtattagaaataaatatatactgGGTACTTATAGGTATAATGCAATTGAACCACAAGATTATGGTGAGCAAAGACAGAATAAAGAAAGGGATGGTCCAAGGGACAGATATGATAACAGAAGAGACAGATATGACGACAGAAGAGAGAGACGATACGGTGATGGAGATGAGGATCGCTATGACGACTATAAGAGAAGTAGTCGTGGTAGAAATAGAAGCGGCACTTCAAGTGGTCGTCGTGATGGCAGAGGTGGCAGCACTAGAGATGTTAGCTTAACGAACAGAAAAGCCAGAGATTTTGAACTAAGCAAATATTCAAGACACATTAAGAATTTAGAACAAATGGGCTATACTGATATCGATAATAATGCAGAAGCCTTATCTATTGCACACGGTGATATCAACCAAGctattgatattttagaGAGCAATAACAAGAGAAATGGACCATCAAGGGATAACAACGAACCTACACCATCTTTACCAAAAAGACCTGCTGAAGCGGGTCCGACACCAGCCGTTTTTGATGGTTCTGGCGCACCTGCATCTAACGCTGCAGCGCCCACTGATGTCATTTTTGATGGAACTGTCCAACAGTACATTGATCCTTCCACGGGTATTATCTATGTCGATCAACAACATTATGCTGCTGCACTACAAAACACGCAACAAAACATGCAACTGCAACAGCAATTACAAATGCAACAGCAGCAACAAGCTCTTCAGCAGCAGCAAGCTCTTCAGCAGCAGCAAGCTCTTCAGCAGCAAATGATGACAGGTATGTATATGCAACAGCCACAACAAACAGGGATTGACAAGAATGCCATAATGGGACTGTACAACAACCCAGCTTCATACACTAGTCCAGTAGAAGTAAAACCTGACCACCCTCAATATCAACAATTACAAGCCCAAGCCCAAGCCCAAGCCCAGGCTCAACAACAATTGCAAAtgcaacagcaacaacaaatGCAGCAGCAACAAATGCAACAACCATACAA
The Tetrapisispora phaffii CBS 4417 chromosome 8, complete genome DNA segment above includes these coding regions:
- the GTS1 gene encoding Gts1p (similar to Saccharomyces cerevisiae GTS1 (YGL181W); ancestral locus Anc_8.142), whose translation is MGRFSRNNNHQASGEQRELTDLINLPENSNRCGECGNSFPTWASVNLGVFLCGRCASVHRNMLNNRDDYVFSHVKSLTIDRWNSRDVDTLGNSGGNKRNASIWNPKKEPFPFDADEDKSKVEEFIRNKYILGTYRYNAIEPQDYGEQRQNKERDGPRDRYDNRRDRYDDRRERRYGDGDEDRYDDYKRSSRGRNRSGTSSGRRDGRGGSTRDVSLTNRKARDFELSKYSRHIKNLEQMGYTDIDNNAEALSIAHGDINQAIDILESNNKRNGPSRDNNEPTPSLPKRPAEAGPTPAVFDGSGAPASNAAAPTDVIFDGTVQQYIDPSTGIIYVDQQHYAAALQNTQQNMQLQQQLQMQQQQQALQQQQALQQQQALQQQMMTGMYMQQPQQTGIDKNAIMGLYNNPASYTSPVEVKPDHPQYQQLQAQAQAQAQAQQQLQMQQQQQMQQQQMQQPYNPGYPGYFIQ